From a single Sphingobacteriales bacterium genomic region:
- a CDS encoding DUF4159 domain-containing protein, with product MRHLTFLFIILAFFHNSYGQTGIKIGRLVYRGGGDWYANPTSLPNLVTFCNKNLGTNITGVEDVNVGSEEIFNYPFIHMTGHGNVIFSPQEVQNLRNYLLAGGFLHIDDNYGMDKFVRNEIKKIFPEHELVELPFDHPIYHQKFNFPNGLPKIHEHDGKPPQGFAIVHEGRVVLFYSYECDLGDGWEDQSVHKDPEEVRQKALKMGANLIQYAFTY from the coding sequence ATTTAACTTTTCTGTTTATCATTTTAGCTTTTTTTCACAATAGTTATGGACAAACCGGAATTAAAATCGGCAGGTTGGTTTATCGTGGAGGCGGAGACTGGTATGCCAATCCGACCAGCTTGCCCAATCTGGTAACTTTCTGCAATAAAAATCTGGGTACCAACATTACAGGTGTTGAAGATGTTAATGTTGGAAGTGAAGAAATCTTTAATTACCCTTTCATACACATGACCGGACATGGGAATGTCATCTTTTCGCCTCAGGAAGTTCAGAACCTTCGGAATTATCTGCTTGCAGGCGGTTTCCTGCATATTGACGACAACTATGGAATGGACAAGTTTGTCCGTAATGAGATAAAAAAGATATTTCCTGAACATGAACTGGTTGAATTGCCATTTGATCACCCCATTTATCATCAGAAATTTAACTTTCCGAACGGTTTGCCCAAAATTCATGAACATGACGGTAAACCCCCTCAGGGCTTTGCCATCGTACACGAAGGCAGGGTCGTTTTGTTTTATTCTTATGAATGTGATTTAGGAGATGGCTGGGAAGATCAGAGCGTTCATAAAGACCCCGAGGAAGTGAGGCAAAAAGCTCTGAAGATGGGAGCCAACCTGATTCAGTATGCTTTTACTTACTGA